CCGACGACCTGCGCGACGAGGTGACGCCCAAGAACATCCTGATGATCGGCCCGACCGGCGTCGGCAAGACCGAGATCGCCCGCCGGCTGGCCAAGCTGGCCCAGGCGCCGTTCCTGAAGGTCGAGGCCACGAAGTTCACCGAGGTGGGCTACGTCGGCCGCGACGTGGACCAGATCGTCCGCGACCTGGTCGAGAGCGCCATCCAGATGGTGCGCGAGAAGCGCCGGGCCGCCGTGCGCGCCCGCGCCGAGGCCGCCGCCGAGGAGCGGATTCTGGACGCCCTCACCGGCCCCGGCTCCACCGCCGCCCGCGAGGCCTTCCGCAGGAAGCTGCGGGCCGGCGAGCTGGACGACAAGGAGGTGGAGCTGCAGCTCGCCGACACCTCCTCGCCCTTCGGCGCCATGGACATCCCCGGCCAGCCCGGCGCGTCCATGGGCGTGCTGAACCTGGGCGACATGTTCGGCAAGGCCTTCGGCGGCCGCACCAAGACCCACAAGACCACCGTCTCGGGCGCCTGGGTCCCGCTGATCGCCGAGGAGAGCGACAAGCTGGTCGACCAGGAGGCCCTGACCCAGGAGGCGCTGGAGCTGGCCGAGAACCAGGGCATCGTCTTCCTGGACGAGATCGACAAGGTCGCCTCCCGCCAGGACCGCGCCGGCGCCGACGTCTCCCGCGAGGGGGTGCAGCGCGACCTGCTGCCGCTGATCGAGGGGACCACCGTCTCGACCAAGCACGGGCCGGTGAAGACCGACCACATCCTGTTCATCGCCTCGGGGGCCTTCCACGTGGCCAAGCCCTCGGACCTGCTGCCCGAGCTGCAGGGCCGCCTGCCGATCCGGGTGGAGCTGAAGGCGCTGTCCCGCCAGGACATGCGCCGCATCCTGACCGAACCCGAGGCCAACCTGATCCGCCAGCACCAGGCCCTGCTGGCCACCGAAGGCGTGACGCTGACCTTCACCGAGGACGCCATCGACGCCCTGGCCGACGCCGCCGTTGCGGTGAACGGCTCGGTGGAGAACATCGGCGCCCGGCGGCTGCAGACCATCCTGGAGAAGGTGCTGGAGGAGGTGAGCTTCACCGCCGCCGACCGCGACGGCGAGACGATCACGGTGGACGCGGCCTATGTGAACGGCCGGATCGGCGACCTGGCCGGCAACGCCGACCTGTCGAAGTTCATCCTCTAGGCGATGTGCGGGATCTGCCTGTCGCGGCGCGGAGTGCTGGCGGGCCTGGGGGCCCTGCCGCTCGGCGCCGCGTCCCTGGCGGCCTGCAGCGAGAACGCCGCCACGGGCCGGCGGCAGCTCGTCCTGGTGGACGACGGCCAGCTCGCCGGCCTCGCCGACCAGGCGTGGGACGAGATCGCCGCCAAGATCCCGCCGGTGCGCGATCCGGCGGCGCACGCGCGGCTGGCGCGGATCGGCGACCCCCTGGTGAAGGCGTCGGGGCTGACGGGCCTGCCGTGGTCGTTCACCGTGCTGGACAGCCCGGAGTTCAACGCCTTCGTCCTGCCGAACGGCCGCGTGGGCTTCTTCCGCGGCCTGCTCGAGTTCGCCCGCTCGGACGACGAGGTGGGTTCGGTGCTGGGCCATGAGGTCGGCCACCTGGTCGCCCGCCACCCCGCCGAGCGGGTCAGCCAGGAGCTGGCCGTGCAGGCCGGCGTCTCCGTCGCCCAGATGCTGATCGCCGAGAACGCCGGCCAGTGGACCGACGAGATCGGCGCGGCGCTCGGCATGGGGGCGGTGTTCGGGGTCATCCTGCCCTACTCCCGTCGTCACGAGCTGGAGGCCGACCGGGTGGGCGTCGACCTGATGCGCAAGGCCGGCATGGACCCCGCCGCCGCCGTCCGCTTCTGGGAGCGCATGGCGGGCCGGGCTGACGCGGCCGCGCAGGCGCCGGAAGTGATCTCGACGCATCCCGCCGACGCCCGCCGGCTGGAGGAACTGCGGGCCGCCGTGGGTGAGGCCTAGGCGCCGCGCTTGGCGCGCCAGATCGCGTCTTCGAGGGCGCGGGCGAACTCGGCCCGCTCGCCGGGGCTGAGGGCGGCGGCCACCGGCGTCTCGCGGCCCGAGAGCGCGAGCCGCAGGCCCGTAACGCGTCCGTCCATCGCGTCGGTCTCGACCGCCACGCGGGTGAAGGCGGTGGGGCTCTCCCAGACCACGCGGGACCACTTCGGCGTTTCGTAGGTGACCACGACTTGGTGGGGCGTGACCTGCACCCGCTCGACGTTCCGCGCCGCCCGGAAGCTGACCAGGAAGGCCACGATGATGGCGGCCAGGTCCACGCCCAGGAACACCGGCACCAGGTGCGCGCCGTTGGCGATGAACACCGCCGCAGAGGCGACGTTCGCCAGGGTGATGATGCTGATGAGGATGATGAAGCCGCGCTCCGACAGCGACCGGTTCGGCGTGATCACCGCATCCATGTAGAGCCGAGCGAGCATGGCTGAGCCGGAAAATACCGCGTCCGCGGGCGGCGCTCCACCGTGAACTCGCGCTGGCGGAGCCGGGCGGCGCAGGCCATCTTCCGCGCCCATGGCCAAGGCCCGCAAGACAACCCCGCTGAAGCCCGCCGAACGGGCCCGGATCGCCGAACTGTTCTCACGTTTCGAGAGCCTGGAGGGCGATCCCCGCACCGAGCTGGACTACCAGGACCCCTATACCCTGGTCGTGGCCGTGGCCCTCTCGGCCCAGGCCACCGACGTCTCGGTCAACAAGGCCACCGAGAAGCTGTTCGCCGTCGCCGACACGCCGCAGAAGATGCTGGCCCTGGGCGAGGAGGGGCTGAAGCCCTTCATCTCCTCGATCGGCCTCTTCAACACCAAGGCCAAGAACGTCATCCGGATGGCGCAGATCCTCGTCGACCAGTACGGCGGCGAGGTCCCGCTCGAGCGCGAGAAGCTGCAGGCCCTGCCGGGCGTGGGGCGCAAGACCGCCTCGGTGGTGCTGAACGAGCTGCGGATCGAGCCGGCCATCGCCGTGGACACCCACGTCTTCCGCGTCTCGCACCGGCTGGAGCTGTCCGGCGGCAAGACGCCGGACGCGGTGGAGGCCGACCTGATGGCGATCGTGCCCGAGCCCTACCTGACGCGGGCTCACCACTGGCTGATCCTGCACGGCCGCTACACCTGCACGGCCCGGCGGCCGAAGTGCGAGGACTGCCCCGTCGCCGACCTCTGCCCCAGCCGGCATCTGTTCGTCGGCCGCTAGCCGCCCCTAGCTCGTAGGGCGATTTCCCTGTAATCGGCCCCGCACGTCCCCGGGGAAGACATCCAGCAATGCCAGAGCTCTACGACGTCGCCGCCATCGGCAACGCCATCGTCGACGTGATCGCGCCGGCCACCGACGAGTTCATCGCGGCGAACGGGCTCGACAAGGGCGCGATGATGCTGGTCGACGCCCAGCAAAGCCAGGCGCTGTACGCGAAGATGGCGCCCGGCATGGAGACCTCGGGCGGCTCGGCGGCCAACACCATCGCGGGCCTCGCCAGCTTCGGCGGCAAGGGCGCCTTCATGGGCAAGGTGGCCGACGACCAGCTCGGCGGCGTCTTCGCCCACGACATGCGGGCCATCGGCGCGCGGTTCGAGAACGCGCCTCTCGTGGGCGGTCCGGCCACGGCGGTCTCGATGATCAACGTCACCCCCGACGGCCAGCGGACGATGTGCACCTACCTCGGCGCCTCGGTGGAATTCACCGACGCCGACGTGGACCAGGCGGTCGTCGAGGCGGCGAAGATCGTCTACCTCGAAGGCTATCTGTTCGACGCCGAGGCGGCGCGGCGCGCCTTCGCCAAGGCGGCGGCCCTGGCTCACGGCTCGGGCCGGATGATCGCCCTGACGCTGTCGGACAGCTTCGTCGTCGAGCGCCACCGCGGCGCCCTGCTGGGCTTCATCGAGAACCAGGTGGACCTGCTGTTCGCCAACGAGGCCGAGGTCACCGCCCTGTTCGAGACCGACGATTTCGACGTCGCCGTGGCGGCCCTGCGCGAGCGCGTGACCCTGGCCGCGGTGACCCGCAGCGAGAAGGGCTCGGTGATCCTGTCGAAGGGCGAGCGCCTGACCGTCGCGGCCGAGCCTGTGGAAAAAGTCGTGGACACGACCGGCGCGGGCGACCAATACGCGGCCGGGTTCATGTTCGGCCTCAGCCGCGGGCGGCCGCTGCAGCAGTGCGGCAAGCTGGCCTCGCTGGCCGCGGCCGAGGTGATCTCGCACTACGGCCCCCGGCCGCAGGTCTCGCTGCAGGACCTGGCGGCGTCCCGGGGCTACTAGGACGCAGGGATACTGACGATGAGCCGCACGGCCGAAGTCCGCCGCGACACCAAGGAGACCCAGATCCGGGTTTGGGTGGATCTGGACGGGACCGGCGCGTCCGAAGTCTCGACGGGCGTCGGCTTCTTCGACCACATGCTGGACAGCTTCGCCCGCCACGGCGGCTTCGACCTGAAGGTCGAGACGAAGGGCGACCTGCACATCGACATGCACCACACCGTCGAGGACACCGGCATCGTCCTCGGCCAGGCGATCAAGGAGTCCCTGGACGGGTTCAAGGGGATCCGCCGGTTCGGCCACGCCTACATCCCGATGGACGAGACCCTGTCGCGCTGCGCCATCGACCTGTCGAACCGGCCCTACCTGATCTGGAAGACGGACTTCCGCACGCCCAAGGTCGGCGACATGGACACCGAGCTCTTCAAGGAGTTCCACCACGCCTTCGCGATGAACGCGGGCGCGTGCGTGCACCTGGAGTGCCTCTACGGGACCAACTCGCACCACATCGCCGAGAGCGGGTTCAAGGCGCTGGCCCGGGCCCTGCGGCAGGCGGTCGAGCTCGATCCCAAGACCCACGGCCACGCCCCCTCCACCAAGGGCGTCCTCTAGGATCATCGCGATGCAGAGGGTGGCCCTGATCGACTACGGGTCGGGCAACCTGCGCTCGGCCGAAAAGGCCCTCGTCCGCGCCGCGGACGGGCGGGCGGAGATCGTCGTGACGCACGATCCCGGGTTCATCGCGGCCGCCGACCGCGTGGTCCTGCCGGGCGTCGGCGCCTTCGCCGCCTGCATGGGCGCGCTCGAGGCGCGGACGGGCGTGGTCGAGGCCATGACGCAGGCGGTGCGTACGCGCGGCGTCCCGTTCCTCGGCATCTGCGTCGGCATGCAGCTGATGGCCACGCGGGGCCTGGAGTTCGGCGAGACCGCCGGCCTGGACTGGATCGCCGGCGACGTGCGCCGGATCGAGCCGGACGACCCCGCCGCGAAGGTGCCCCACATGGGCTGGAACGCCCTCCTGGATGTGATCGACCATCCGGTCTTCCGCGGCCTGAAGGACGGACGGCCGGTCTATTTCACCCACTCCTTCGCGTTCTTCGCCAAGGACCCCGCGGATGTCGCCGCCTATGTCGACCACGGGGGACGCTTCCCGGCGGCCGTCGCGCGCGGCAACATGGCCGGCGTCCAGTTCCACCCGGAGAAGTCGCAAGGCGCCGGCCTCTCCCTCCTCGCCGATTTCCTGGAGTGGCGCCCTTGATCCTCTATCCCGCCATCGACCTGAAGGACGGACAGTGCGTCCGGGTGCTTCACGGCGATCTTTCCACGGCCACGGTGTTCAACACCGACCCCGGCGCCCAGGCGAGGAGCTTCGCCGAGGCCGGCTTCCACTGGGTGCACGTGGTCGACCTGAACGGGGCGGTGGAGGGCCACGCGGTGAACGCCGCCGCGGTCGAGGCCATCCTCTCGTCGGTGTCGATCCCGGTGCAGCTGGGCGGCGGCATCCGCACGCTGGCCGACATCGAGCGTTGGATCGAGGCCGGTGTCAGCCGGGTCATCCTGGGCACCGTCGCGGTGAAGGAGCCCGAGGTGGTGATCGAAGCCGCGCGGCTCTTCCCCGAGCAGATCGCCGTCAGCGTCGACGTGCGCGCCGGCAAGGTGGCGGTGCAGGGCTGGACGGCCGACAGCGATCTGGATGCGATCACCGTGGCCAGGCGGTTCGAGGACGCCGGCGTCGGCGCCCTGATCGTCACCGACATCGACCGCGACGGCACCGTCATGGGCTTCAACGTCGAGGCCTTCGGCGCCATGGCGGACGCGGTGAGCATCCCCGTGATCGCGGCCGGCGGCCTCGCCTCGGTGGACGACCTCGTGCGGCTGAAGGCCCGCAAGGGCGCGCCGATCGCCGGCGCGGTGCTGGGCCGGGCGCTCTACAACGGCGCCATCGACCCGGCCGAGGCGCTGAAGGTGGCCGCCTGATGCTGAACGTGCGCGTCATCCCCTGCCTGGACGTGAAGGACGGGCGCGTGGTGAAGGGCGTGCAGTTCGTCTCGCTGCGGGACGCGGGCGATCCGGTCGAGCAGGCCAGGGCCTACGACGCCGCGGGCGCCGATGAGCTGATGTTCCTCGACATCACCGCCAGCCACGAGAACCGTGGCACCATCTTCGACGTGGTGGCCCGCACGGCCGAGGTCTGCTTCATGCCCCTGTCGGTGGGCGGCGGCATCCGCTCGGTGGAGGACGCCCGGCGCCTGCTGCTGGCCGGGGCCGACAAGATCAGCATCAACACCGCCGCGGTGAAGGACCGGAGCCTGATCTCGGGCTGCGCCGACGCCTTCGGCAGCCAGGCGACGGTGGTGGCCATCGACGCCAAGAAGGTCGGGGACCGCTGGCGCGTCTTCATCTACGGCGGCCGCGAGGACACCGGCCTCGACGTGATGGAATACGCCCAGGACGTGGTGAAGCACGGCGCAGGCGAGATCCTGCTGACGTCCATGGACCGCGACGGGGCCAAGACCGGCTACGACCTGGAGCTGCTGCGCGCCGTGTCCTCGGCCGTCGGCGTGCCGGTGATCGCCTCGGGCGGGGCGGGCAATGCGCAGCACATGGTGGACGCAGTGCGGGCCGGCGCCGATGCGGTGCTAGCGGCCTCGATCTTCCACTTCGGCGAGGTGTCCATCGGCGAGGTCAAGGCCGCCATGGCCGCCGAGGGCATTCCCGTCCGCCTGACCGAGAGGGCCGCCTGATGCCGCACCAGCGCTTCGCCGAGGTGATCGGCCGCCTCGCCGCCACGATCGAGAGCCGCCGGGGCGGGGACGCCTCGGCCTCGTATACGGCCCAGCTGCTCTGCGACCTCGACCGCGCGGCCAAGAAGCTGGGCGAGGAGGCGGTGGAGGCGGTGATCGCCGCCGCCCAAGGCGACCGCGAGGGGCTCACCGCCGAGAGCGCCGACCTGATCTACCACTGGCTGGTGGTGCTGGCGGCGGCGGGGGTGAGCCTGGACGACGTCGCCGCGCGCCTGGAGGCCCGCGAAGGGACGTCGGGGCTCGCCGAGAAGGCCTCGCGCAAGGTCTAGCTGCTCGCAGCATCGGGACGCGAAGGAGCGCCAGCCGCAGGTGCTGCGGCTGGCGCCGAGTTCGCGCTCGGCCCTTCGCTGACGTCTAGCGGGGCTCGGGGTACTGGATGCGCGGACGCAGGTTGTCGATGACCGCCCGGGCGTCGAAGGCGCGCGGATCGTCGGCCGGCTTCTGGCCGCGGCCCATCACGATCTCGGCGGTGGCCTCGTAGCGGTCCACGGTGCGCACGTCGACGCGGTTGGCCCAGAAGGGGTCGCCCCAGAAGGGATCCCAGGTGCGCCAGCCGTACCCGCGGCCGTAGTAGCGCCAGGAGGGGCGCCAGTAGCCGTAGGTGGGGCCGTACCAGGGCCGGTAGAACGGGTCGGGCTCCACATAGGTGCGCGACTGCCGGTCGGTGGCGCGGTCCACGACCTGGAACCAGTCGTAGCCCTGCTGCACGGTCAGCTCGGCGGCGCGGAAGAGGAGGTAGCCCTCGACCGTCTCGCGCGAGGTGAGCGTGTTGCCCTGGAAGTTCACCCGGAAGCGGTTGGACTCCAGCTGGATTTCCGAATACCCGCCGGACGTCGACTGTCCGGGAATGTTCGGCTGGTAAGGCGTAGGCGTCGCGCAGGCCGCAAGCCCCGCGGCCAAGGCCAGGCCGATGGCGATAGCGGCTGATCTCTTTGACATTTGCCTTCTCGAACTCGGAGAGGTCCCTCGAAGGGACATGTAAAGCTCTGAACCCGTAGCCGCAATTGTGGTTGCGGGCCCGATCATCTGGCGGCGCCTCGCCTTCCCATCATCCCTGGACGACCACCAGGACCCAGATCGCGCGGCCGAGCGCGCCGAACAGCAGGACGCCGGCGGCCAGCGCCTGGATCAGGAAGCCCAGCTCGCGCTTGGCCGGGTCGCGCACGTAGCCGAGCTGATAGACGATGCGCCCGACGATCCAGATCAGGCCGAGGGCTGCGGCGACCAGATCGCTCCAGTAGAGCGCGAACAGCCACATCGACGGCAGGAAGATCGGCAGCCATTCCAGGGTATTGTAGTGGGCCCGGATGGTGCGCTCGAGCACCGGATCGCCGGTCATGGCCGGGGCGGCGATGCCGCTGCGGCGCCGGGCGCCGGCGACGGCCAGCCCCATCCAGAAGTAGGTCAGGATCGCCAACAGGGTGACGATGGCGACATAGGCGTGAGTCTGCATGTGGTTTCCCCCCGTTGCTGCGGCCGAGCTTGACGCATGCCGCGGCCGAGGGGAACCGCCGTGGCGGCCGGGGGCGTTTAGCTGCCGAAGCCGCCGACGGGAGGGCGCCGATGGACGTCGAATCCACCGCCATCCAGGAGATCGACTACGACGCCGACCGCTCGAAGCTGCTCGTCCGCTTCCAGAGCGGCGAGCGCTACGTCTACGTTGGCGTGCCGGGCGAGGTGCACCGCTCGTTCCTGGACGCCCCGTCGAAGGGGCGGTTCTTCCAGGCCGAGATCCGCGACCGCTATCCTTACAACCGCCTGGACGGCTAGCCCGTGAAGTGTTCGCCGTCGGGGATCTCCGCCAGCGGCTTGCCCCGGCGGCGGTCGCGATTGGCCATGACCCGCAGGCGCAGGGCGTTCAGCTTGATGAAGCCCTCGGCGTCGCGGTGGTCGTAGGCGACCGCGCCTTCCTCGAAGGTCACCAGCTCCTGGTCGTAGAGCGAGTAGGGGCTGGTGCGGCCGATGACCGTGACATTGCCCTTGTAGAGCTTGACCCGCACCTGGCCGGCCACCGGCTCCTGGCTCTTGTCGATGGCCGCCTGCAGCATCTCGCGCTCGGCCGAGAACCAGAAGCCGTTGTAGATCAGGCCGGCGTACTTCGGCATCAGCTCGTCCTTCAGGTGCATGGCGCCCCGGTCGAGGGTGATGCTCTCGATGCCGCGGTGGGCGGCGAGCAGGATGGTCCCGCCGGGCGTCTCGTAGACGCCGCGCGACTTCATGCCGACGAAGCGATTCTCCACCAGGTCGAGGCGGCCGATCCCATTGTCGTGGCCGAGCTCGTTCAGCCTCGCCAGCAGGGCGGCGGGCGACAGCTTCTGGCCGTCGATGGCGACGGGGTCGCCCTTCTCGAAGTCGATGGTGATGACGGTCGCCTTGTCGGGCGCGTCCTCGGGGGCGATCGTGCGCATGTGCACGAACTCGGGGGCCTCGACCGAAGGGTCTTCCAGCACCTTACCTTCCGAGGAGGAGTGCAGCAGGTTGGCGTCCACGCTGAACGGCGCCTCGCCGCGCTTGTCCTTGCTGATCGGGATCTGGTGCTTCTCGGCGAAGTCGATCAGGGCCTCGCGGCTGCGGAAGTCCCATTCGCGCCAGGGGGCGATCACCCGGATGTCGGGCTCGAGGGCGTAGTAGCCCAGCTCGAAGCGGACCTGGTCGTTCCCCTTGCCCGTGGCGCCGTGGCAGACGGCGTCGGCGCCAACCTGGCGGGCGATCTCGATCTGGCGCTTGGCGATCAGCGGCCGGGCGATCGAGGTGCCGAGCAGGTACTGGCCCTCGTAGACGGTGTTGGCGCGGAACATCGGGAAGACGAAGTCCCGGACGAACTCCTCGCGCAGGTCGTCGATGAAGATGTTCTCGGGCTTGATGCCCAGCATCAGCGCCTTCTCGCGGGCGGGGGTCAGCTCCTCGCCCTGGCCGAGGTCGGCGGTGAAGGTGACCACCTCGGCGCGGTACTCGGTCTGCAGCCACTTCAGGATGATCGAGGTGTCGAGGCCGCCGGAGTAGGCGAGCACGACCTTCTTGACGGGCTTCTTGTCGGCCATCGGGGCTGGGACCTTGCGAAATGAGGTGCGGAGGAACGGTCGCGCGCCTTTAAGGGCACGCGGCTCTGCGGTTCAAGGCCTGAGTGCGCCTTCGTCCTCCAGGGTGCGCAGGACGCCGCGCAGCCAGGCGAGATGGGCCAGGGCGAACAGGGGGGCGACCGCCAGCCGGACGAGGAAGACCAGCACGGCCTTCTCGGGCGTCCCCGCCAGCCGGCCGAAGATCAGCAGGGCCAGGCCCACCAGCAGCGGCGCGCCGATCGCCACGGCGAAGGCGGCGTTGCGTGATCCCCGCGGCCGCGCCGTCACGCTGGGCGAGAAGGGCAGAGGCGTGCGCACGTCGGCCGGAATGCGCGCCAGGGCCGCGCGGCTGGTGGAGGCGATCGAGGCCATCACCAGGATCCAGACGGCGTCGCCGACATAGGGGAGCCAGGCCAGCATCTAGACGGTCACCTGGGCGCCCATCTCGACCACACGGCCGGGCGGGATGCGATAGAAGTCGGTGGGATTGGCGGCGTTCTTCATCAGGAAGATGAACACCTTGTCCTGCCAGAGCGGCATGCCCGACTGGGCCGAGGGCACCACCGAGCGCCTGCCGAGGAAGAAGCTGGTGGCCATGATGTCGAACTTCAGGCCCAGCTTGCGGCACAGGCCCAGCGCCTTGGGCACGTTGGGGCTCTCCATGAAGCCGTAGGTGATGACGACCTTCTTGAAGTCGTCGTTCAGCGGTTCGATCCGGACCCGGTCCTCCTCCCTGACCCGCGGGGTCTCGGCGGTCTGGACGGTCAGGATGATGTTCTTCTCGTGCAGCACCTTGTTGTGCTTGAGGTTGTGCATCAGCGCCACGGGGGCGGTGTCGGGGTCCGAGGTCAGGAAGATCGCCGTGCCCGGCGCCCGGTGCGGCGCGCGGGCCTTCAGGATCTCGGCCAGCTCGGTCATCTGCACGCTGTCGCGGCGGGTCTTGTCGGCCAGGATCTGGGTGCCGCGGGTCCAGGTCCACATGACCAGGACGAGGGCCGCGCCCAGCACCAGCGGAAGCCACGCCCCCTGCGGGATCTTCAGCAGGTTCGAGGAGATGAACACCACGTCGAGCAGGCCGAAGGCCGCCGAGGCCGCCGCCGCCTGCCAGACCGGCCGCTTCCACATGTAGCGGACGATGTAGAAGAACAGCAGCGTGTCGACGAACATCGCGCCGGTCACCGCGATGCCGTAGGCGGCGGCCAGGTTCGACGAGGTGCGGAACATCACCAGCAGCACCAGCACGCCGATCAGCAGCAGCGTGTTGACCTGCGGCACGTAGATCTGGCCGGCCTGGGTCTCGCTGGTCCGCCGGATGTCGATCCGCGGGAACAGGCCGAGCTGCACCGCCTGCTGGGTCATGGAGAAGGCGCCGGTGATCACCGCCTGGCTGGCGATAACGGTCGCGGTGGTGGCGAGCAGCAGCACCGGCCAGTAGGCGAACTCCGGGATCATCGCGAAGAACGGATTCTCCCGCGTCTCCGGATCGGACAGCACGAGGGCGCCCTGGCCCAGGTAGTTCAGCAGCAGGGACGGCAGGACCAGGATGGCCCAGGCGGCCCGGATGGGCGCTTTGCCGAAATGGCCCATGTCGGCGTAGAGCGCCTCGGCGCCCGTGACCGCCAGGAACACGCTGCCAAGGATGACGAAGCCCAGGAAGCCGTTGTCGACCAGGAAGGCCACGCCGTACCACGGCGAGAGCGCCCGGAAGATCGAGAGGTCGTCGGCGATGTGGTAGGCGCCCAGCACCGCCAGGACCACGAACCAGACCGCGGTGATCGGTCCGAAGTAGCGCGCCACGCTGGCGGTGCCGCGCGACTGGACGAGGAACAGGCCGATCAGGATCCCCGCCGAGATCGGCAGGACGTAGGGCGCCA
The Phenylobacterium zucineum HLK1 genome window above contains:
- a CDS encoding adenosine kinase, producing MPELYDVAAIGNAIVDVIAPATDEFIAANGLDKGAMMLVDAQQSQALYAKMAPGMETSGGSAANTIAGLASFGGKGAFMGKVADDQLGGVFAHDMRAIGARFENAPLVGGPATAVSMINVTPDGQRTMCTYLGASVEFTDADVDQAVVEAAKIVYLEGYLFDAEAARRAFAKAAALAHGSGRMIALTLSDSFVVERHRGALLGFIENQVDLLFANEAEVTALFETDDFDVAVAALRERVTLAAVTRSEKGSVILSKGERLTVAAEPVEKVVDTTGAGDQYAAGFMFGLSRGRPLQQCGKLASLAAAEVISHYGPRPQVSLQDLAASRGY
- the hisB gene encoding imidazoleglycerol-phosphate dehydratase HisB produces the protein MSRTAEVRRDTKETQIRVWVDLDGTGASEVSTGVGFFDHMLDSFARHGGFDLKVETKGDLHIDMHHTVEDTGIVLGQAIKESLDGFKGIRRFGHAYIPMDETLSRCAIDLSNRPYLIWKTDFRTPKVGDMDTELFKEFHHAFAMNAGACVHLECLYGTNSHHIAESGFKALARALRQAVELDPKTHGHAPSTKGVL
- the hisA gene encoding 1-(5-phosphoribosyl)-5-[(5-phosphoribosylamino)methylideneamino]imidazole-4-carboxamide isomerase, with translation MILYPAIDLKDGQCVRVLHGDLSTATVFNTDPGAQARSFAEAGFHWVHVVDLNGAVEGHAVNAAAVEAILSSVSIPVQLGGGIRTLADIERWIEAGVSRVILGTVAVKEPEVVIEAARLFPEQIAVSVDVRAGKVAVQGWTADSDLDAITVARRFEDAGVGALIVTDIDRDGTVMGFNVEAFGAMADAVSIPVIAAGGLASVDDLVRLKARKGAPIAGAVLGRALYNGAIDPAEALKVAA
- the hisF gene encoding imidazole glycerol phosphate synthase subunit HisF, coding for MLNVRVIPCLDVKDGRVVKGVQFVSLRDAGDPVEQARAYDAAGADELMFLDITASHENRGTIFDVVARTAEVCFMPLSVGGGIRSVEDARRLLLAGADKISINTAAVKDRSLISGCADAFGSQATVVAIDAKKVGDRWRVFIYGGREDTGLDVMEYAQDVVKHGAGEILLTSMDRDGAKTGYDLELLRAVSSAVGVPVIASGGAGNAQHMVDAVRAGADAVLAASIFHFGEVSIGEVKAAMAAEGIPVRLTERAA
- the nth gene encoding endonuclease III translates to MAKARKTTPLKPAERARIAELFSRFESLEGDPRTELDYQDPYTLVVAVALSAQATDVSVNKATEKLFAVADTPQKMLALGEEGLKPFISSIGLFNTKAKNVIRMAQILVDQYGGEVPLEREKLQALPGVGRKTASVVLNELRIEPAIAVDTHVFRVSHRLELSGGKTPDAVEADLMAIVPEPYLTRAHHWLILHGRYTCTARRPKCEDCPVADLCPSRHLFVGR
- a CDS encoding phosphoribosyl-ATP diphosphatase, which produces MPHQRFAEVIGRLAATIESRRGGDASASYTAQLLCDLDRAAKKLGEEAVEAVIAAAQGDREGLTAESADLIYHWLVVLAAAGVSLDDVAARLEAREGTSGLAEKASRKV
- the hisH gene encoding imidazole glycerol phosphate synthase subunit HisH — its product is MQRVALIDYGSGNLRSAEKALVRAADGRAEIVVTHDPGFIAAADRVVLPGVGAFAACMGALEARTGVVEAMTQAVRTRGVPFLGICVGMQLMATRGLEFGETAGLDWIAGDVRRIEPDDPAAKVPHMGWNALLDVIDHPVFRGLKDGRPVYFTHSFAFFAKDPADVAAYVDHGGRFPAAVARGNMAGVQFHPEKSQGAGLSLLADFLEWRP
- the hslU gene encoding ATP-dependent protease ATPase subunit HslU yields the protein MTEFSPREIVSELDRFIVGHPEAKRAVAVALRNRWRRRRVPDDLRDEVTPKNILMIGPTGVGKTEIARRLAKLAQAPFLKVEATKFTEVGYVGRDVDQIVRDLVESAIQMVREKRRAAVRARAEAAAEERILDALTGPGSTAAREAFRRKLRAGELDDKEVELQLADTSSPFGAMDIPGQPGASMGVLNLGDMFGKAFGGRTKTHKTTVSGAWVPLIAEESDKLVDQEALTQEALELAENQGIVFLDEIDKVASRQDRAGADVSREGVQRDLLPLIEGTTVSTKHGPVKTDHILFIASGAFHVAKPSDLLPELQGRLPIRVELKALSRQDMRRILTEPEANLIRQHQALLATEGVTLTFTEDAIDALADAAVAVNGSVENIGARRLQTILEKVLEEVSFTAADRDGETITVDAAYVNGRIGDLAGNADLSKFIL
- a CDS encoding DUF2244 domain-containing protein, which gives rise to MLARLYMDAVITPNRSLSERGFIILISIITLANVASAAVFIANGAHLVPVFLGVDLAAIIVAFLVSFRAARNVERVQVTPHQVVVTYETPKWSRVVWESPTAFTRVAVETDAMDGRVTGLRLALSGRETPVAAALSPGERAEFARALEDAIWRAKRGA
- a CDS encoding KTSC domain-containing protein produces the protein MDVESTAIQEIDYDADRSKLLVRFQSGERYVYVGVPGEVHRSFLDAPSKGRFFQAEIRDRYPYNRLDG
- a CDS encoding CC0125/CC1285 family lipoprotein, giving the protein MSKRSAAIAIGLALAAGLAACATPTPYQPNIPGQSTSGGYSEIQLESNRFRVNFQGNTLTSRETVEGYLLFRAAELTVQQGYDWFQVVDRATDRQSRTYVEPDPFYRPWYGPTYGYWRPSWRYYGRGYGWRTWDPFWGDPFWANRVDVRTVDRYEATAEIVMGRGQKPADDPRAFDARAVIDNLRPRIQYPEPR
- a CDS encoding M48 family metallopeptidase, which translates into the protein MCGICLSRRGVLAGLGALPLGAASLAACSENAATGRRQLVLVDDGQLAGLADQAWDEIAAKIPPVRDPAAHARLARIGDPLVKASGLTGLPWSFTVLDSPEFNAFVLPNGRVGFFRGLLEFARSDDEVGSVLGHEVGHLVARHPAERVSQELAVQAGVSVAQMLIAENAGQWTDEIGAALGMGAVFGVILPYSRRHELEADRVGVDLMRKAGMDPAAAVRFWERMAGRADAAAQAPEVISTHPADARRLEELRAAVGEA
- a CDS encoding MAPEG family protein, which translates into the protein MQTHAYVAIVTLLAILTYFWMGLAVAGARRRSGIAAPAMTGDPVLERTIRAHYNTLEWLPIFLPSMWLFALYWSDLVAAALGLIWIVGRIVYQLGYVRDPAKRELGFLIQALAAGVLLFGALGRAIWVLVVVQG